The Pseudomonas extremaustralis genome contains a region encoding:
- the proC gene encoding pyrroline-5-carboxylate reductase, with protein MSNTRIAFIGAGNMAASLIGGLRAKGLDATQIRASDPGADTRARVSAEHGIETFADNAEAIQGVDVIVLAVKPQAMKAVCESLCPSLQPHQLVVSIAAGITCASMKNWLGAQPIVRCMPNTPALLRQGVSGLYATAEVSAEQRDQAQQLLSAVGIALWLEQEQQLDAVTAVSGSGPAYFFLLIEAMTAAGVKLGLSRDIAEQLAEQTALGAAKMAVASDVDAAELRRRVTSPGGTTQAAIESFQAGGFEALVEKALGAAAHRSAEMAEQLGK; from the coding sequence ATGAGCAACACGCGTATTGCCTTTATCGGCGCCGGTAACATGGCGGCCAGCCTGATCGGCGGCCTGCGGGCCAAGGGCCTGGACGCCACGCAGATCCGCGCCAGCGACCCGGGCGCCGACACCCGTGCCCGCGTCAGTGCCGAACACGGCATCGAAACCTTCGCCGATAACGCCGAGGCCATCCAGGGCGTCGACGTGATCGTGCTGGCGGTGAAGCCCCAAGCCATGAAGGCCGTGTGCGAAAGCCTGTGCCCGAGCCTGCAACCGCACCAACTGGTGGTGTCCATCGCCGCCGGCATCACCTGCGCCAGCATGAAGAACTGGCTCGGCGCGCAACCGATCGTGCGTTGCATGCCCAACACCCCGGCGCTGCTGCGTCAGGGCGTGAGTGGCCTGTATGCCACCGCCGAAGTGAGCGCCGAACAGCGTGACCAGGCCCAGCAACTGCTATCCGCCGTGGGCATTGCCCTGTGGCTGGAGCAGGAGCAGCAGCTGGACGCGGTCACCGCCGTATCCGGCAGCGGCCCGGCGTATTTCTTCCTGCTGATCGAAGCCATGACCGCCGCCGGCGTGAAACTGGGCCTGAGCCGCGATATCGCCGAGCAACTGGCCGAGCAGACCGCACTGGGCGCGGCGAAAATGGCCGTCGCAAGCGACGTGGACGCCGCCGAATTGCGCCGCCGTGTGACTTCCCCTGGCGGCACCACCCAGGCGGCTATCGAATCGTTCCAGGCCGGGGGCTTCGAAGCCCTGGTGGAAAAAGCACTGGGGGCCGCAGCCCATCGTTCTGCCGAGATGGCCGAACAGCTGGGCAAATAG
- a CDS encoding YggS family pyridoxal phosphate-dependent enzyme: protein MSTIADNIGQVSQRIRAAADAVQRDANSIHLLAVSKTKPAQALREAYAAGLRDFGENYLQEALGKQAELADLPLSWHFIGPIQSNKTRAIAENFAWVHSVDRLKIAQRLSEQRPADLPPLNICIQVNVSGEASKSGCTPADLPALARAISALPRLKLRGLMAIPEPTEDRTEQDAAFAAVRDLQASLNLPLDTLSMGMSHDLESAIAQGATWVRIGTALFGARDYGQP, encoded by the coding sequence ATGTCGACGATAGCAGACAACATCGGTCAGGTTAGCCAGCGCATCCGCGCCGCAGCCGACGCCGTGCAACGTGACGCAAACAGCATCCACCTGCTGGCCGTGAGCAAGACCAAACCCGCACAAGCCCTGCGCGAAGCCTATGCCGCCGGTCTGCGTGACTTTGGCGAGAACTACCTGCAAGAAGCCCTGGGCAAACAGGCCGAATTAGCCGACCTGCCCTTGAGTTGGCACTTCATCGGCCCCATTCAATCGAACAAGACTCGCGCGATCGCCGAGAACTTCGCTTGGGTGCATTCCGTGGATCGTCTGAAAATTGCACAACGCCTGTCCGAACAACGCCCGGCCGACCTGCCGCCGCTGAACATCTGCATCCAGGTCAATGTCAGTGGCGAAGCCAGCAAGTCCGGTTGCACACCCGCCGACCTGCCGGCCCTGGCCCGTGCCATCAGCGCCCTGCCGCGCCTGAAGCTGCGCGGCCTGATGGCGATTCCCGAGCCGACCGAAGATCGGACCGAACAAGACGCAGCGTTCGCCGCCGTGCGCGACCTGCAAGCCAGCTTGAACCTGCCGCTCGACACACTTTCCATGGGCATGAGCCACGACCTCGAATCCGCCATCGCCCAGGGTGCCACCTGGGTGCGGATCGGTACCGCGTTGTTTGGCGCCCGCGACTACGGCCAGCCGTGA
- a CDS encoding type IV pilus twitching motility protein PilT, translating to MDITELLMASVRRGASDLHVSAGVAPMLRVDGEVWPLDGPVLSPPQVADLLSPLLNRHQQKDFETSLETDFSFELPGVARFRANVFQQDRGMGAVFRTIPTQIQSLEDLGLGDVFQRIARLPRGLVLVTGPTGSGKSTTLAAMIDDLNRHRRQHILTLEDPIEFIHTPKTALINQRQVHRDTHSFSTALRSALREDPDVILVGELRDLETIRLALTAAETGHLVFGTLHTTSAAKTVDRLVDVFPAAEKAMVRTMLSESLQAVVSQVLVKKVGGGRVAAHEIMLGTPAIRNLIREDKVAQIVSAIQTGGALGMKTLDMSLKALVGAGLISREDAMEKARVPGDI from the coding sequence ATGGATATCACTGAATTGCTCATGGCCAGCGTGCGCCGTGGCGCCTCCGACCTGCACGTGTCAGCCGGTGTGGCGCCGATGCTGCGGGTGGATGGCGAGGTCTGGCCGCTGGATGGGCCGGTACTTTCACCCCCGCAAGTGGCGGATTTATTGAGCCCTTTGCTCAACAGGCACCAACAAAAGGATTTCGAAACATCTCTCGAAACGGATTTTTCCTTCGAGCTGCCCGGCGTGGCGCGCTTCCGGGCGAATGTGTTTCAGCAGGATCGCGGCATGGGAGCGGTGTTTCGCACCATACCGACGCAGATACAGAGCCTGGAAGACCTCGGTCTGGGCGACGTGTTCCAGCGTATCGCCCGTTTACCCCGTGGCCTGGTGCTGGTGACCGGGCCGACCGGCTCCGGCAAGTCCACGACCCTGGCGGCGATGATCGACGACCTCAACCGGCACCGACGCCAGCACATCCTCACGCTGGAAGACCCCATCGAATTTATCCACACGCCGAAAACCGCGCTGATCAACCAGCGCCAGGTGCACCGCGACACCCATAGTTTTTCCACCGCCCTGCGCTCGGCGCTGCGGGAAGACCCGGATGTGATCCTGGTGGGCGAGTTGCGCGACCTGGAGACCATCCGCCTGGCGCTGACGGCCGCTGAGACCGGTCATCTGGTATTTGGCACTCTGCACACCACATCGGCGGCAAAGACCGTAGACCGGCTGGTAGACGTGTTCCCGGCTGCGGAAAAGGCCATGGTCCGCACGATGCTGTCGGAGTCGCTGCAGGCGGTGGTGTCACAGGTGCTGGTCAAGAAGGTCGGCGGCGGGCGGGTGGCGGCTCACGAAATCATGCTGGGCACGCCGGCCATTCGCAATCTGATCCGCGAAGACAAGGTGGCGCAGATCGTTTCGGCAATCCAGACCGGTGGGGCGCTGGGGATGAAGACGTTGGATATGAGCTTGAAGGCGTTGGTCGGCGCGGGGCTGATCAGCCGGGAGGATGCAATGGAGAAGGCGAGGGTGCCTGGGGATATATGA
- a CDS encoding C40 family peptidase — protein MRPFFKTWLTICLLMPLAAHATNREQRLPSVNGFTPKVHSTPSTAKTAKPTVSRPTHLSKAHGKATPGLMAANTKQSSTVLSRAVNVLGTPYRWGGSSPSKGFDCSGLVKYAFNNVSAVDLPRTSNAMAAGHGQKVARKDLKPGDLLFFKLKSHQVNHVAIYLGNDRFIHAPRRGKAVSIDTLKKPFWDKNYVIAKRVLPKDHNNLRIVQR, from the coding sequence ATGCGACCATTTTTCAAGACATGGCTAACCATTTGCCTACTAATGCCACTGGCCGCCCACGCCACCAATCGTGAGCAACGACTTCCGAGCGTCAACGGTTTCACCCCTAAAGTCCACAGCACGCCAAGCACCGCCAAAACGGCAAAGCCGACCGTCAGCCGCCCGACTCACCTGAGCAAGGCCCACGGTAAAGCCACCCCAGGCTTGATGGCAGCCAACACCAAACAAAGCAGCACCGTCCTTAGCCGCGCCGTCAACGTGCTCGGCACTCCTTATCGTTGGGGCGGCAGCAGCCCAAGTAAAGGGTTCGATTGCAGCGGCTTGGTGAAATACGCGTTTAACAACGTATCGGCCGTGGATTTGCCGCGTACATCCAATGCCATGGCCGCCGGCCACGGGCAGAAGGTTGCGCGCAAGGACCTGAAACCGGGCGACCTGCTGTTCTTCAAGCTCAAGAGCCACCAGGTCAACCACGTAGCCATCTACCTGGGCAACGACCGCTTTATCCACGCACCGCGTCGTGGCAAGGCCGTCAGCATTGATACGCTGAAAAAGCCGTTCTGGGACAAGAACTACGTGATCGCCAAGCGGGTCCTGCCCAAAGACCACAACAACCTGCGGATCGTTCAGCGCTGA
- a CDS encoding NINE protein — MNTYQQTGSQQDTHSKVIGYLLWIFGFTGAHRFYYGKPVTGTIWFFTFGLLGIGWLIDLFLIPVMDREADLRFTAGPIEYNVAWILLAFLGVFGVHRMYQGKWITGLIYLLTGGLFLVGVLYDFWTLNTQISIRNAELRGGR, encoded by the coding sequence ATGAACACCTATCAGCAGACTGGTTCGCAGCAAGACACCCACAGCAAGGTGATCGGTTACCTGCTGTGGATTTTCGGTTTTACCGGCGCCCATCGCTTCTATTACGGCAAACCCGTGACCGGCACGATCTGGTTTTTCACCTTCGGCCTGCTGGGTATCGGCTGGCTGATCGACCTGTTCCTCATCCCGGTCATGGACCGTGAAGCGGACCTGCGTTTTACCGCCGGCCCCATCGAATACAACGTGGCGTGGATCCTGCTGGCGTTCCTGGGGGTGTTCGGCGTGCACCGCATGTACCAGGGCAAATGGATCACCGGCCTGATCTACCTGCTGACCGGCGGTTTGTTCCTGGTGGGGGTGCTGTATGACTTCTGGACGTTGAATACGCAGATTTCGATCCGCAATGCCGAGCTAAGAGGCGGGCGCTGA
- a CDS encoding dihydroorotase, which produces MKLSILGARVIDPASGLDQVTDLHLEAGKIIAIGAAPAGFNASETIDAKGLVAAPGLVDLNVALREPGYSRKGNITSETRAAAAGGVTSLCCPPHTKPVLDTSAVAELILDRAREAGNCKVFPIGALSKGLDGEQLAELIALRDAGCVAFGNGLEGFRSTRTLCRALEYAATFDLTVIFHSQDRDLADGGLAHEGAVASFLGLPGIPETAETVALARDLLLVEQSGVRAHFSQLTSARGVALIAQAQARGLPVTADVALYQLLLTDEALIDFSSLYHVQPPLRTRADRDGLRAAVKSGVVAAISSHHQPHERDAKLAPFGATEPGISSVELLLPLAMTLVEDGLLDLPTLLARLSAGPAEALRLPAGKLAVGAAADLVLFDPAGTTVAGETWLSKGENCPFIGHSLPASVRYTLVDGRISYQA; this is translated from the coding sequence GTGAAGCTCAGCATTCTCGGCGCCCGCGTCATCGATCCGGCCAGTGGCCTGGATCAAGTCACCGATCTGCATCTGGAAGCCGGCAAGATCATCGCCATCGGCGCCGCCCCCGCAGGCTTCAACGCCAGCGAAACCATCGACGCCAAAGGCCTGGTGGCCGCGCCTGGCCTGGTGGACCTGAACGTCGCCCTGCGCGAGCCGGGTTACAGCCGCAAAGGCAACATCACCAGCGAAACCCGCGCCGCCGCCGCCGGTGGCGTCACCAGCCTGTGCTGCCCGCCCCATACCAAGCCGGTGCTGGACACCTCGGCCGTGGCCGAGCTGATCCTCGACCGCGCCCGCGAAGCCGGCAATTGCAAAGTGTTCCCTATCGGCGCCCTGAGCAAAGGCCTGGACGGCGAACAACTGGCCGAGCTGATCGCCCTGCGCGATGCCGGCTGCGTGGCCTTCGGCAACGGCCTGGAGGGTTTCCGCAGCACCCGCACCCTGTGCCGCGCGCTGGAATACGCCGCCACCTTCGATTTGACGGTGATCTTCCACTCCCAGGACCGCGACCTGGCCGACGGCGGCCTGGCCCATGAAGGCGCCGTTGCCAGCTTCCTCGGCCTGCCGGGCATCCCGGAGACCGCCGAAACCGTGGCCCTGGCCCGCGACCTGCTGCTGGTGGAACAAAGCGGCGTGCGCGCGCACTTCAGCCAACTGACCAGCGCCCGTGGCGTTGCCCTGATCGCCCAGGCCCAGGCCCGGGGTTTGCCGGTGACGGCCGACGTGGCGTTGTATCAGTTGCTGCTGACCGACGAGGCGCTGATCGACTTCTCCAGCCTGTATCACGTCCAACCGCCGCTGCGGACCCGTGCCGACCGCGACGGTTTGCGTGCAGCGGTGAAATCCGGCGTGGTCGCGGCGATTTCCAGCCACCACCAACCCCACGAGCGTGATGCCAAGCTGGCCCCGTTTGGCGCGACCGAGCCGGGCATCAGCAGCGTCGAGCTGTTGCTGCCGCTGGCGATGACCTTGGTGGAGGATGGCTTGCTGGACCTGCCGACACTGCTGGCGCGCCTGAGCGCCGGCCCGGCCGAAGCCTTGCGCTTGCCGGCGGGTAAGTTGGCGGTGGGGGCGGCAGCGGACCTGGTGCTGTTCGACCCGGCCGGCACCACCGTTGCCGGTGAAACCTGGCTGTCCAAGGGCGAAAACTGCCCGTTCATCGGCCATAGCCTGCCGGCGAGCGTGCGCTACACCCTGGTGGACGGACGCATCAGCTACCAGGCCTGA
- a CDS encoding aspartate carbamoyltransferase catalytic subunit yields the protein MTPLDAKRPLQLNAQGQLQHFLSLDGLPRELLTEILDTADSFLEVGGRAVKKVPLLRGKTICNVFFENSTRTRTTFELAAQRLSADVITLNVSTSSASKGETLLDTLRNLEAMAADMFVVRHGDSGAAHFIAEHVCPQVAIINGGDGRHAHPTQGMLDMLTIRRHKGSFEKLSVAIVGDILHSRVARSNMLALKTLGCPDIRVIAPKTLLPIGIEQYGVKVYTDMTEGLKDVDVVIMLRLQRERMSGGLLPSEGEFYRLFGLTTTRLAGAKPDAIVMHPGPINRGVEIESAVADGSQSVILNQVTYGIAVRMAVLSMAMSGQTAQRQFEQEKAQ from the coding sequence ATGACGCCTCTAGATGCCAAGCGCCCGCTGCAGCTCAATGCTCAGGGCCAACTGCAACACTTCTTGTCCCTCGACGGTTTGCCCCGCGAACTGCTCACCGAAATCCTCGACACTGCCGACTCGTTCCTCGAAGTCGGTGGCCGCGCCGTGAAGAAAGTCCCGCTGCTGCGCGGCAAGACCATCTGCAATGTATTCTTCGAGAACTCCACGCGCACCCGCACCACCTTCGAACTGGCGGCCCAGCGGTTGTCAGCCGACGTGATCACGCTGAACGTGTCCACTTCGTCGGCGAGCAAGGGCGAAACCCTGCTCGACACCCTGCGCAACCTTGAAGCGATGGCCGCCGACATGTTCGTGGTGCGCCACGGCGACTCCGGCGCCGCGCACTTCATCGCCGAGCACGTGTGCCCGCAAGTGGCGATCATCAACGGTGGCGACGGCCGTCACGCCCACCCGACCCAGGGCATGCTCGACATGCTCACCATCCGTCGGCACAAGGGCAGCTTTGAAAAACTCTCGGTGGCCATCGTCGGCGACATCCTGCATTCGCGGGTGGCGCGCTCGAACATGCTGGCCCTGAAAACCCTGGGTTGCCCGGACATTCGCGTGATCGCGCCGAAAACCCTGCTGCCCATCGGCATCGAGCAGTACGGCGTGAAGGTCTACACCGACATGACCGAAGGCCTCAAGGATGTGGACGTGGTGATCATGCTGCGCCTGCAACGCGAACGGATGTCCGGCGGCCTGTTGCCGAGCGAAGGCGAGTTCTATCGCCTGTTCGGCCTGACCACCACGCGCCTGGCCGGCGCCAAGCCGGATGCCATCGTGATGCACCCAGGGCCGATCAACCGAGGGGTGGAGATCGAGTCGGCGGTGGCCGACGGCAGCCAATCGGTGATTCTCAACCAGGTGACCTACGGCATCGCCGTGCGCATGGCCGTATTGTCCATGGCCATGAGCGGGCAAACCGCGCAACGTCAATTCGAGCAGGAGAAGGCCCAGTGA
- the pyrR gene encoding bifunctional pyr operon transcriptional regulator/uracil phosphoribosyltransferase PyrR yields MSLPNPAELISQMAIRLKAHLKHRAISEPRFIGIRTGGVWVAQALLQELGSDSPLGTLDVSFYRDDFSQNGLHPQVRPSALPFEIEGQHLVLIDDVLMSGRTIRAALNELFDYGRPASVTLVCLLDLDAGELPISPDVVGATLSLSAHQRVKLSGPTPLVLELQDLAL; encoded by the coding sequence ATGAGCCTGCCCAATCCCGCCGAACTGATCAGCCAGATGGCGATTCGCCTCAAGGCCCATCTGAAACACCGCGCCATCAGCGAACCGCGCTTCATCGGCATTCGTACCGGTGGCGTGTGGGTGGCCCAGGCGCTGCTGCAGGAGCTGGGCAGCGACTCGCCCCTGGGTACGCTGGATGTGTCCTTCTACCGCGACGACTTCAGCCAGAACGGTCTGCATCCGCAAGTGCGCCCCTCGGCCCTGCCGTTCGAGATCGAAGGCCAGCACCTGGTGCTGATTGACGACGTGCTGATGAGCGGCCGCACCATCCGCGCGGCCCTCAACGAGCTGTTCGACTATGGCCGCCCCGCCAGCGTGACCCTGGTCTGCCTGCTGGACCTGGACGCCGGCGAGCTGCCGATCAGCCCGGATGTGGTCGGCGCGACCCTGTCGCTTTCAGCCCACCAGCGGGTAAAATTGTCCGGTCCCACGCCGCTCGTACTCGAACTGCAAGACCTTGCCCTTTAA
- the ruvX gene encoding Holliday junction resolvase RuvX — MALRLILGFDYGTKQIGVAVGQVITGQARELCTLKAQNGIPDWNQVEALIKEWKPDAVVVGLPLNMDGTPSDMCLRAEKFARRLNGRYNLPFYTHDERLTTFEAKGERRDRGGQKGSYRDNPVDAIAAALLLQGWLDENTALFES; from the coding sequence ATGGCCTTGCGTCTGATCCTCGGTTTTGACTACGGCACCAAACAGATCGGCGTCGCTGTCGGCCAGGTCATCACCGGCCAGGCCCGCGAACTGTGCACCTTGAAAGCCCAGAACGGCATACCGGACTGGAACCAGGTCGAAGCCCTGATCAAAGAGTGGAAGCCCGATGCAGTGGTGGTCGGCCTGCCCCTGAACATGGACGGCACCCCCAGCGACATGTGCCTGCGCGCCGAAAAGTTCGCGCGCCGCCTCAACGGCCGCTACAACCTGCCCTTCTATACCCACGACGAGCGCCTGACCACCTTCGAAGCCAAGGGCGAGCGCCGCGACCGTGGCGGGCAGAAAGGCAGCTACCGCGACAATCCCGTGGACGCCATCGCCGCCGCCTTGCTGTTGCAGGGTTGGCTGGATGAAAACACCGCTTTATTTGAATCCTGA
- a CDS encoding YqgE/AlgH family protein: MKNVSPTYLKHQFLIAMPHMADPNFAQTLTYIVEHTANGAMGLVVNRPQELNLADILEQLRPEIAPPARCQGVPIYIGGPVQTDRGFVLHPTGPKFQATVDLDGVSLSTSQDVLFAIADGVGPEHSVITLGYAGWEAGQLEAELANNAWLTCPYDADILFNTASELRLEAAAAKLRVNLSLLTSQAGHA, from the coding sequence ATGAAAAATGTCAGCCCGACCTACCTCAAGCACCAATTCCTGATCGCCATGCCCCACATGGCCGACCCGAACTTTGCGCAGACCTTGACCTACATCGTCGAGCACACGGCCAATGGTGCCATGGGGCTGGTGGTGAACCGTCCGCAGGAGCTGAACCTGGCCGATATCCTTGAGCAATTGCGCCCGGAAATCGCCCCGCCGGCCCGGTGCCAGGGCGTGCCGATCTACATCGGCGGGCCGGTGCAGACCGATCGCGGTTTCGTACTGCACCCGACCGGGCCGAAATTCCAGGCCACGGTGGACCTCGACGGCGTGTCGCTGTCCACATCCCAGGATGTGCTGTTCGCCATCGCCGACGGTGTCGGCCCCGAACACAGCGTGATCACCCTTGGCTACGCCGGTTGGGAAGCCGGGCAGTTGGAGGCCGAACTGGCCAATAACGCCTGGCTGACCTGCCCCTACGATGCCGATATTTTGTTCAACACCGCCAGCGAACTGCGCCTGGAAGCGGCCGCGGCCAAGCTGCGGGTCAACCTCAGCCTGCTGACCAGCCAGGCGGGGCACGCCTGA
- a CDS encoding energy transducer TonB has protein sequence MTLPSDLPPELSPSGVRPADRLGFTLFLAALIHLALLLGVGFTMVEPKQITKTLEITLATFKSEKKPEKADFLAQENQQGSGTLDKKAVPKTTEVAPFQDNKVNKVSPPPTPKPEVKQATPKAAVTTVAPKPQKAPAQREKTKTEPQPEPVKPAPTFDSSQLSDQISSLEAELANEQQLYAKRPRIYRLNAASTMRDKGAWYKDEWRKKVERIGNLNYPDEARRQQIYGNLRLLVSINRDGTLYEVQVLESSGQPLLDQAAQRIVRLAAPFAPFSGDLNDVDRLEIIRTWRFAKGDRLSSN, from the coding sequence ATGACGCTCCCGTCCGATCTGCCTCCCGAATTGTCCCCAAGCGGCGTGCGCCCGGCTGATCGACTCGGATTTACCCTGTTTCTCGCGGCGCTGATCCACCTGGCACTGCTGCTCGGCGTGGGTTTCACCATGGTGGAGCCCAAGCAGATCACCAAGACCCTGGAAATCACCCTCGCCACGTTCAAGAGCGAAAAGAAGCCCGAGAAGGCCGACTTTCTCGCCCAGGAAAACCAGCAGGGCAGCGGCACTCTCGACAAGAAAGCCGTGCCCAAGACCACCGAAGTGGCGCCGTTCCAGGACAACAAGGTCAATAAGGTCTCCCCGCCGCCGACGCCCAAGCCCGAGGTCAAGCAGGCCACGCCCAAGGCTGCCGTGACCACGGTCGCGCCCAAACCGCAGAAAGCCCCGGCCCAGCGCGAGAAAACCAAGACCGAGCCACAACCCGAGCCGGTCAAGCCGGCGCCGACCTTCGACAGCTCGCAGCTCTCCGACCAGATATCCAGCCTTGAAGCGGAACTGGCCAACGAACAACAGCTGTACGCCAAGCGGCCACGCATCTATCGCCTGAATGCTGCCTCCACCATGCGCGACAAAGGCGCCTGGTATAAGGACGAGTGGCGCAAGAAGGTCGAGCGCATCGGCAACCTCAACTACCCGGACGAAGCCCGCCGCCAACAGATTTATGGCAATTTGCGCTTGTTGGTGTCGATCAACCGTGACGGAACGCTCTATGAAGTGCAGGTGCTGGAGTCTTCCGGCCAACCACTGCTGGACCAGGCCGCCCAGCGCATCGTGCGCCTGGCCGCGCCCTTTGCGCCGTTCAGCGGCGACCTGAACGACGTGGACCGCCTGGAAATCATCCGCACCTGGCGGTTTGCCAAGGGCGATCGCCTGTCCAGCAACTGA
- the gshB gene encoding glutathione synthase, producing the protein MSVRVGIVMDPIASISYKKDSSLAMLLAAQARGWSLFYMEQSDLYQGDGEARARMRPLQVFANPEKWFELHDEIDSPLSDLDVILMRKDPPFNMEFVYSTYLLEQAERAGVLIVNKPQSLRDCNEKLFATLFPQCTPPTVVSRRADVLREFAAKHGDVIFKPLDGMGGTSIFRHSAGHPNLSVILETLTDLGTQQIMGQAYLPAIKDGDKRILMIDGEPVDYCLARIPAAGETRGNLAAGGRGEARPLSDKDRWIASQVGPTLREKGLLFVGLDVIGEHLTEINVTSPTCIREIDNAFGTNIGEMLMAAIERKLQAK; encoded by the coding sequence ATGAGCGTTCGCGTCGGCATTGTCATGGACCCTATTGCCAGCATTTCCTATAAAAAGGACAGTTCGCTGGCCATGCTCCTGGCCGCCCAGGCCCGCGGCTGGAGCCTGTTCTACATGGAGCAGAGCGATCTGTATCAGGGCGACGGCGAAGCCCGCGCACGCATGCGTCCGCTGCAGGTGTTTGCCAACCCTGAGAAGTGGTTCGAATTGCATGACGAAATCGACAGCCCCCTGAGCGATCTGGACGTGATCCTGATGCGCAAGGACCCGCCGTTCAACATGGAATTCGTCTACTCCACCTACCTGTTGGAGCAGGCCGAGCGCGCTGGCGTGTTGATCGTCAACAAGCCGCAGAGCCTGCGCGACTGCAACGAAAAACTCTTCGCCACGCTGTTCCCGCAGTGCACCCCGCCCACCGTGGTCAGTCGTCGCGCCGATGTGCTGCGTGAATTCGCCGCCAAGCACGGCGATGTGATCTTCAAACCGCTGGATGGCATGGGCGGCACGTCGATCTTCCGCCACAGCGCCGGTCACCCGAACCTGTCGGTGATCCTAGAGACCCTGACCGACCTGGGCACCCAGCAGATCATGGGCCAGGCCTATCTGCCGGCAATCAAGGACGGCGACAAGCGCATCCTGATGATCGACGGCGAGCCGGTGGATTACTGCCTGGCGCGTATCCCGGCGGCCGGCGAGACCCGTGGCAACCTGGCGGCCGGTGGTCGTGGCGAGGCACGGCCGTTGTCGGACAAGGATCGCTGGATCGCCTCGCAAGTCGGCCCGACCCTGCGCGAAAAAGGCCTGCTGTTTGTAGGATTGGACGTGATTGGTGAGCACCTCACCGAAATCAACGTCACCAGCCCGACCTGCATTCGTGAGATCGACAATGCCTTTGGCACCAACATTGGCGAAATGCTGATGGCGGCGATTGAGCGCAAGCTGCAAGCCAAGTGA
- the pilG gene encoding twitching motility response regulator PilG, which produces MEQHSNALRVMVIDDSKTIRRTAETLLKNVGCDVITAIDGFDALARIVDHHPHIIFVDIMMPRLDGYQTCALVKNNPAFKSIPVIMLSSKDGLFDKAKGRIVGVDQFLTKPFSKEELLGAIKAYVPGFAAVEQAH; this is translated from the coding sequence ATGGAACAGCATTCCAACGCCTTGAGAGTGATGGTGATCGATGATTCGAAAACGATCCGCCGCACCGCCGAGACCTTGTTGAAGAACGTGGGCTGCGATGTCATCACGGCCATCGACGGTTTCGATGCCCTGGCCAGGATTGTGGATCATCACCCGCACATTATTTTTGTCGACATCATGATGCCGCGCCTGGATGGCTATCAGACTTGCGCCCTGGTGAAGAACAACCCGGCGTTCAAGTCGATCCCGGTGATCATGCTGTCCTCCAAGGACGGGCTGTTCGACAAGGCCAAGGGACGTATCGTTGGTGTCGATCAGTTTTTGACCAAGCCTTTCAGCAAGGAAGAGCTGCTGGGCGCGATCAAGGCCTACGTGCCTGGGTTCGCGGCAGTAGAACAAGCACACTGA
- the pilH gene encoding twitching motility response regulator PilH has product MARVLIVDDSPTEMYKLTGMLEKHGHQVLKAENGADGVALARQEKPDAVLMDIVMPGLNGFQATRQLSKEPETNRIPIIIITTKDQETDKIWGARQGAKDYLTKPVDEETLIATLNKVLAG; this is encoded by the coding sequence ATGGCACGCGTTCTGATCGTCGACGATTCGCCGACCGAAATGTACAAATTGACCGGCATGCTGGAAAAGCACGGTCATCAGGTTCTCAAGGCCGAAAACGGTGCCGACGGTGTGGCCCTGGCTCGTCAGGAAAAGCCCGATGCGGTGCTGATGGACATCGTGATGCCGGGCCTCAATGGCTTCCAGGCCACGCGCCAGTTGTCCAAGGAGCCGGAAACCAATCGGATTCCGATCATCATCATCACCACCAAGGATCAGGAGACCGACAAGATCTGGGGCGCGCGCCAGGGAGCCAAGGATTACCTGACCAAGCCGGTGGACGAAGAGACCCTGATCGCCACCCTGAACAAGGTGCTGGCCGGCTGA